A genome region from Ottowia testudinis includes the following:
- a CDS encoding succinate dehydrogenase iron-sulfur subunit encodes MQKRTFKIYRYDPDKDAKPYMQTVEIELEGNERMLLDALMKLKAVDPTLSFRRSCREGVCGSDAMNINGKNGLACLTNLRTLKDPIVLKPLPGLPVVRDLIVDMTDFFKQYHSIKPYLINDTPPPETERLQSPEEREELNGLYECILCASCSTSCPSFWWNPDKFVGPAGLLQAYRFIADSRDTDTGARLDNLDDPYRLFRCHSIMNCVDVCPKGLNPTKAIGKIKELMVRRAV; translated from the coding sequence ATGCAAAAACGTACATTCAAGATCTACCGCTACGACCCGGACAAGGATGCGAAGCCCTACATGCAGACGGTCGAGATCGAGCTGGAGGGCAACGAGCGCATGCTGCTCGACGCCCTGATGAAGCTCAAGGCGGTCGACCCGACGCTGTCGTTCCGCCGCTCCTGCCGTGAGGGCGTGTGCGGCTCCGACGCCATGAACATCAACGGCAAGAACGGCCTGGCCTGCCTGACCAACCTGCGCACGCTGAAAGACCCGATCGTGCTCAAGCCCCTGCCCGGCCTGCCGGTGGTGCGCGACCTGATCGTGGACATGACCGACTTCTTCAAACAGTACCACTCGATCAAACCCTACCTCATCAACGACACGCCGCCGCCCGAGACCGAGCGCCTGCAGTCGCCCGAGGAGCGCGAGGAGCTGAATGGCCTGTACGAGTGCATCCTGTGCGCCAGCTGCTCCACCAGCTGCCCCAGCTTCTGGTGGAACCCCGACAAGTTCGTCGGCCCGGCCGGCTTGTTACAGGCCTACCGCTTCATCGCCGACAGCCGCGACACCGACACCGGCGCGCGCCTGGACAACCTGGACGACCCCTATCGCCTGTTCCGCTGCCACAGCATCATGAACTGCGTCGACGTGTGCCCCAAGGGCCTGAACCCCACCAAGGCCATCGGCAAGATCAAGGAACTGATGGTTCGCCGCGCGGTATGA
- a CDS encoding succinate dehydrogenase assembly factor 2 — protein MTALIDERTLGKLKWRCRRGMLENDLLIERFFLRHETTLTPRHAEALMRLMDLSDNDLLDLLLRRKEPGDDLHSPDVHEVLGMLRMPPRAEACSA, from the coding sequence ATGACTGCTTTGATCGACGAGCGCACGCTCGGCAAGCTCAAGTGGCGTTGCCGCCGTGGCATGCTGGAGAACGATTTGCTCATCGAGCGTTTCTTTCTGCGCCACGAAACAACGTTGACGCCGCGCCACGCCGAAGCGCTGATGCGGCTCATGGATTTATCCGACAACGATCTGCTCGATCTGCTGCTGCGGCGGAAAGAGCCCGGAGACGACCTCCACTCGCCCGACGTGCATGAAGTGCTCGGCATGCTGCGGATGCCGCCGCGCGCCGAAGCATGCTCCGCATGA
- a CDS encoding GntR family transcriptional regulator, giving the protein MVNSSSSAAAPDAESPAAAAPVAWSGQAPAFSPLYQQIKSLILQSLQQGEWKPGEVIPSEFDLAARYKVSQGTVRKAIDELAADHLLVRRQGRGTFVATHAEQHVQYRFLRLQPDNGTVDSEGPAQRDFVDCKRQRASAEVARLLGLRSGDPVLQARRLLRFASVPTILEDIWLPGGPFKGLTAERLSHHDGPMYALFEAEFGVRMVRADEKLRAVLPDAAQARLLDIAPATPLLSVERIAYTYHDVPMELRRGLYRTDTHHYRNQLS; this is encoded by the coding sequence ATGGTCAATTCCTCCTCTTCCGCTGCCGCGCCGGATGCCGAATCGCCGGCAGCCGCGGCGCCGGTTGCGTGGTCGGGGCAGGCCCCCGCCTTCAGTCCGCTTTATCAGCAGATCAAGAGCCTGATCCTGCAGAGCCTGCAGCAGGGCGAATGGAAGCCGGGCGAGGTGATCCCGAGCGAGTTCGACCTGGCCGCGCGCTACAAGGTCAGCCAGGGCACGGTGCGCAAGGCGATCGACGAACTGGCGGCCGACCACCTGCTGGTGCGCCGGCAGGGCCGCGGCACCTTTGTCGCCACGCACGCCGAGCAGCACGTGCAGTACCGCTTTTTGCGCCTGCAGCCTGACAACGGCACGGTCGACAGCGAAGGCCCGGCGCAGCGCGATTTCGTCGACTGCAAACGCCAACGCGCCAGCGCCGAGGTGGCCCGCCTGCTGGGCCTGCGCTCGGGCGATCCGGTGCTGCAAGCGCGCCGCCTGCTGCGTTTTGCCAGCGTACCGACGATTTTGGAAGACATCTGGCTGCCGGGCGGCCCGTTCAAGGGCCTGACGGCCGAGCGGCTGTCGCACCACGACGGCCCGATGTACGCCTTGTTCGAGGCCGAGTTCGGCGTGCGCATGGTGCGCGCCGACGAGAAATTGCGCGCCGTGCTGCCCGATGCGGCACAGGCAAGGCTGCTGGACATTGCCCCGGCCACGCCGCTGCTGAGCGTGGAACGCATCGCCTACACCTACCACGACGTACCCATGGAATTGCGTCGCGGCCTTTACCGCACCGACACGCACCACTATCGCAATCAATTGAGTTGA
- a CDS encoding malate dehydrogenase — protein MSKKPVRVAVTGAAGQIGYALLFRIASGEMLGKDQPVILQLLEIPDEKAQKALKGVMMELQDCAFPLLAGMEAHSDPMTAFKDTDYALLVGARPRGPGMERADLLAANAQIFTAQGKALNAVASRNVKVLVVGNPANTNAYIAMKSAPDLPAKNFTAMLRLDHNRAASQIAEKTGKAVKDIKKLAVWGNHSPTMYADYRFATIDGQSVKDMINDQEWNANTFLPTVGKRGAAIIEARGLSSAASAANAAIDHMRDWALGSNGEWVTMGIPSQGWYGIPKDVMFGFPVTTDNGEYKVVEGLPIDAFSQEAINKTLAELEGEKDGVKHLL, from the coding sequence ATGAGCAAGAAGCCCGTTCGTGTCGCCGTCACCGGCGCCGCTGGTCAGATCGGCTACGCCCTGCTGTTCCGTATCGCCTCTGGCGAGATGCTGGGGAAGGACCAGCCGGTCATCCTGCAATTGCTGGAGATTCCGGACGAGAAGGCGCAAAAGGCCCTCAAGGGCGTGATGATGGAGCTGCAGGACTGTGCCTTCCCGCTGCTGGCCGGCATGGAGGCCCACAGTGACCCGATGACCGCGTTCAAGGACACCGACTATGCTCTGCTGGTGGGCGCGCGCCCGCGCGGGCCCGGCATGGAGCGCGCTGACCTGCTGGCGGCCAACGCGCAGATCTTCACCGCGCAGGGCAAGGCGCTCAACGCGGTGGCCAGCCGCAACGTCAAGGTGCTGGTGGTGGGCAACCCGGCCAACACCAACGCCTACATCGCCATGAAGTCGGCGCCCGATCTGCCGGCCAAGAACTTCACCGCCATGCTGCGCCTGGACCACAACCGCGCCGCCAGCCAGATTGCCGAGAAGACGGGCAAGGCCGTCAAGGACATCAAGAAGCTGGCCGTCTGGGGCAATCACTCGCCCACCATGTACGCCGACTACCGCTTTGCCACCATCGACGGCCAGAGCGTCAAGGACATGATCAACGACCAGGAATGGAACGCGAACACCTTCCTGCCCACGGTCGGCAAGCGGGGCGCCGCCATCATCGAGGCGCGCGGCCTGTCGTCGGCCGCCTCGGCCGCCAACGCCGCCATCGACCACATGCGCGACTGGGCGCTGGGTAGCAACGGCGAGTGGGTGACCATGGGCATCCCGTCGCAGGGTTGGTACGGCATCCCCAAGGACGTGATGTTCGGCTTTCCCGTCACCACCGACAACGGCGAATACAAGGTGGTCGAAGGCCTGCCGATAGACGCCTTCAGCCAGGAAGCAATCAACAAGACGCTGGCCGAGCTGGAAGGCGAAAAAGACGGCGTCAAGCACCTGCTCTGA
- a CDS encoding HpcH/HpaI aldolase/citrate lyase family protein: MTHPRDILLGAQAAAGMLPVCDHYSGVEARMRKSLQLQAEMTQEFGACVFDVTLDCEDGAPVGGEAEHALLVTELVMSAPDGARVGVRVHPVDHPAFEADMDVIARDAGQRLTHIMIPKVESADDVARAEKALLSAYPKGLPLQVLIESPAAVQRAFEIAAHPRVQSLSFGLMDFVSAHGGAIPAEGMGIDGQFTHPLVRRAKLEIASAAHAFGKVPSHCVVTEFNDAGAMRTAARRAAREFGYTRMWSIHPSQIRPILEAFSPDEQQIDTASAILLAAARAGWAPISHQGSLHDRASYRHFWQVLERAHATGRKLPNEVALWF, from the coding sequence ATGACCCATCCGCGCGACATCCTCCTCGGCGCCCAGGCAGCGGCCGGCATGCTGCCGGTGTGCGACCACTACAGCGGCGTCGAGGCGCGCATGCGCAAGAGCCTGCAATTGCAGGCCGAGATGACGCAGGAGTTCGGCGCCTGCGTGTTCGACGTCACGCTCGATTGCGAAGACGGCGCGCCCGTGGGTGGCGAGGCCGAGCACGCGTTGCTGGTGACCGAGCTGGTCATGTCCGCGCCCGACGGCGCCCGCGTCGGCGTGCGCGTGCACCCGGTCGACCACCCGGCGTTCGAGGCCGACATGGACGTCATCGCCCGTGACGCCGGTCAACGCCTGACGCACATCATGATTCCCAAGGTCGAGTCGGCGGACGACGTGGCGCGGGCTGAAAAAGCGCTGCTGTCCGCGTACCCCAAGGGTCTGCCGCTGCAAGTGTTGATCGAATCGCCCGCCGCCGTGCAGCGCGCTTTCGAGATTGCCGCGCACCCGCGCGTGCAGTCGCTCAGCTTCGGGCTGATGGATTTCGTCTCGGCGCACGGTGGTGCCATTCCAGCGGAGGGCATGGGGATCGATGGCCAGTTCACCCACCCGCTGGTGCGGCGCGCCAAGCTCGAGATCGCCTCGGCCGCGCATGCCTTCGGCAAGGTGCCCTCGCACTGCGTGGTGACGGAATTCAATGACGCGGGCGCCATGCGCACCGCCGCGCGCCGCGCCGCGCGCGAGTTTGGCTACACCCGCATGTGGAGCATCCACCCGAGCCAGATCCGTCCGATCCTCGAGGCGTTTTCGCCCGACGAGCAGCAAATCGACACCGCCAGCGCCATCCTGCTGGCGGCTGCCAGGGCCGGCTGGGCGCCCATCAGCCACCAGGGCAGCCTGCACGACCGCGCCAGCTACCGCCATTTCTGGCAGGTGCTGGAGCGTGCGCACGCCACCGGACGCAAGCTGCCGAACGAGGTGGCGCTATGGTTTTGA
- the acnB gene encoding bifunctional aconitate hydratase 2/2-methylisocitrate dehydratase, with the protein MLQAYRAHEAERAALGIPPLPLDAKQTAELIELIKNPPAGEEAFLVDLLTHRVPPGVDDAAKVKASFLAAVAHGDLAVKLIDKAKATELLGTMVGGYNVKPLIDLLDDKDVASVAAAALKKTLLMFDFFHDVAEKAKAGNAYAKDVVQSWADAEWFTGRPAVPKKITVTVFKVPGETNTDDLSPAPDAWSRPDIPLHYLAMLKNKREGAAFVPEEDGKRGPMQFIENLKKKGHLVAYVGDVVGTGSSRKSATNSVIWATGEDIPFVPNKRFGGVTLGGKIAPIFFNTQEDSGALPIEVDVSKFEMGDVLDIFPYDGKIEKAGQTAATFALKSDVLLDEVQAGGRINLIIGRSLTAKAREFLGVPASDKFRLPQPPAASKAGFTLAQKMVGRACGLPEGQGIRPGTYCEPKMTTVGSQDTTGPMTRDELKDLACLGFSADMVMQSFCHTAAYPKQVDVKMHRELPAFISNRGGVALRPGDGIIHSWLNRLLLPDTVGTGGDSHTRFPIGISFPAGSGLVAFGAATGMMPLDMPESVLVRFKGQMQPGVTLRDLVHAIPLYAIKQGLLTVAKEGKKNIFSGRILEIEGLPDLKAEQAFELSDASAERSAAGCTIKLNKAPVIEYLKSNVVLMKNMIADGYADKRTLERRIQKVEAWLANPQLLEADADAEYAAVIEIDLADIKEPIVCCPNDPDDAKFMSEVAGTKIDEAFIGSCMTNIGHFRAAAKLLGGQRDIPVKLWVAPPTKMDESELIKEGHYAAFGASGARTEMPGCSLCMGNQAQVREGATVMSTSTRNFPNRLGKNTNVFLGSAELAAICSKLGRIPTVAEYQEAMGIIDRDKDSVYRYMNFDQIEEYAEAAKEVAV; encoded by the coding sequence ATGTTGCAAGCCTATCGCGCCCACGAGGCCGAGCGCGCCGCGCTCGGCATTCCCCCGTTGCCGCTTGACGCCAAGCAGACCGCCGAACTGATCGAGCTGATCAAGAACCCGCCCGCTGGCGAAGAGGCCTTTCTGGTCGATTTGCTCACGCACCGCGTGCCGCCCGGCGTGGACGATGCGGCCAAGGTCAAGGCCAGCTTTCTGGCCGCCGTGGCGCACGGTGACCTGGCCGTCAAGCTGATCGACAAGGCCAAGGCCACCGAACTGCTGGGCACCATGGTGGGCGGCTACAACGTCAAGCCGCTGATCGACTTGCTGGACGACAAGGACGTGGCCTCGGTCGCCGCCGCGGCGCTGAAGAAGACGCTGCTGATGTTCGACTTCTTCCACGACGTCGCCGAAAAGGCGAAGGCCGGCAACGCCTATGCCAAGGACGTCGTCCAGAGCTGGGCCGACGCCGAGTGGTTCACCGGCCGCCCCGCCGTGCCCAAGAAAATCACCGTCACCGTCTTCAAGGTGCCGGGCGAGACCAATACCGACGATCTATCGCCTGCCCCCGACGCCTGGAGCCGCCCCGACATTCCGTTGCATTACCTGGCCATGCTGAAGAACAAGCGCGAGGGCGCCGCCTTCGTGCCCGAGGAAGACGGCAAGCGTGGTCCGATGCAGTTCATCGAGAACCTGAAGAAGAAGGGTCACCTGGTCGCCTACGTGGGCGACGTGGTGGGCACCGGCTCCAGCCGCAAGTCGGCCACTAACAGCGTGATCTGGGCCACGGGCGAGGACATTCCCTTCGTGCCCAACAAGCGCTTTGGTGGCGTCACGCTGGGCGGCAAGATCGCGCCGATCTTCTTCAACACGCAAGAGGATTCGGGCGCGCTGCCGATCGAGGTGGACGTGTCCAAGTTCGAAATGGGCGACGTGCTCGACATCTTCCCCTACGACGGCAAGATCGAGAAAGCCGGCCAGACGGCAGCCACCTTCGCGCTCAAGAGCGACGTGCTGCTCGACGAGGTGCAGGCCGGTGGGCGCATCAACCTGATCATCGGCCGTTCTCTCACCGCCAAGGCGCGCGAGTTCCTCGGCGTGCCCGCGTCGGACAAGTTCCGTCTGCCGCAGCCGCCTGCCGCGTCCAAGGCCGGCTTCACGCTGGCGCAGAAGATGGTCGGCCGCGCCTGCGGGCTGCCCGAAGGGCAGGGCATCCGCCCGGGCACCTATTGCGAACCCAAGATGACCACCGTGGGCAGCCAGGACACCACCGGCCCCATGACGCGCGACGAGTTGAAGGATCTTGCCTGCCTGGGCTTTTCGGCCGACATGGTGATGCAGTCGTTCTGCCACACGGCCGCCTACCCCAAGCAGGTGGACGTGAAGATGCACCGCGAGCTGCCGGCCTTCATCAGCAACCGCGGGGGCGTGGCGCTGCGCCCGGGCGACGGCATCATCCACAGCTGGCTCAACCGCCTGCTGCTGCCCGACACCGTGGGCACCGGCGGTGACTCGCACACGCGCTTTCCCATCGGCATCAGCTTCCCCGCCGGCTCGGGTCTGGTCGCCTTTGGCGCCGCCACCGGCATGATGCCGCTTGACATGCCCGAGAGCGTGCTGGTGCGCTTCAAGGGCCAAATGCAGCCAGGCGTGACACTGCGTGACCTGGTGCACGCGATCCCGCTGTATGCGATCAAGCAGGGTTTGCTCACGGTGGCCAAGGAAGGCAAGAAGAACATCTTTTCCGGCCGCATCCTCGAAATCGAAGGCTTGCCCGATTTGAAAGCCGAGCAGGCGTTTGAATTGAGCGATGCCTCGGCCGAGCGTTCCGCCGCCGGCTGCACCATCAAGCTCAACAAGGCGCCGGTGATCGAGTACCTGAAGTCGAACGTCGTGCTGATGAAGAACATGATCGCCGACGGCTACGCAGACAAGCGCACGCTCGAGCGCCGCATCCAGAAAGTCGAGGCGTGGCTGGCCAACCCGCAACTGCTCGAAGCCGATGCCGACGCCGAGTACGCCGCCGTGATCGAGATCGATCTGGCCGATATCAAGGAGCCCATCGTCTGCTGCCCGAATGATCCGGATGACGCCAAGTTCATGTCGGAAGTGGCGGGCACCAAGATCGACGAAGCCTTCATCGGCTCGTGCATGACCAACATAGGCCACTTCCGCGCCGCCGCCAAGCTGCTGGGCGGCCAACGCGACATTCCCGTCAAGCTGTGGGTCGCGCCGCCGACCAAGATGGACGAGAGCGAGCTGATCAAGGAAGGCCACTACGCCGCGTTCGGCGCCTCCGGCGCGCGCACCGAGATGCCCGGCTGCAGCCTGTGCATGGGCAACCAGGCACAGGTGCGCGAGGGCGCCACGGTCATGTCGACCAGCACGCGCAACTTTCCCAACCGGCTGGGCAAGAACACCAACGTGTTCCTCGGCTCCGCGGAGCTGGCCGCCATCTGCTCCAAGCTCGGCCGCATCCCCACCGTCGCTGAATACCAGGAGGCAATGGGCATCATCGACCGGGACAAGGACAGCGTGTACCGCTACATGAACTTCGACCAGATCGAGGAATATGCCGAGGCGGCCAAGGAAGTGGCGGTCTGA
- the gltA gene encoding citrate synthase: MKLSDNKAKLSFSNGSPEVDLPVYQGTIGPDVIDIRKLYAQTGQFTYDPGFMSTASCQSAITYIDGDKGELLYRGYPIEQLAEKCDYLDTCYLLLKGELPDATQRKDFHKLVLDHTMVNEQMQFFLRGFRRDAHPMAVLTGLVGAMSAFYHDSIDVHNAEHRDIAAIRLISKMPTLVAMAHKYGVGQPYMYPRNELSYAGNFLRMMFGTPCEDYKVNPVLERAMDRIFILHADHEQNASTSTVRLCGSSGTNPFAAIAAGVACLWGPAHGGANEAALNMLEDIQKMGGIAKLGEFVERVKDKNSGVRLMGFGHRVYKNYDPRAKLMQETCNEVLTELGLENDPLFALAKALEKIALEDDYFVSRKLYPNVDFYSGIVQRAIGVPVKLFTGIFALARTVGWIAQLNEMMGDPEYKIGRPRQLYVGAARRDVP, translated from the coding sequence ATGAAACTCTCCGACAACAAAGCCAAGCTGTCGTTTTCCAACGGCAGCCCCGAGGTCGACCTGCCGGTCTATCAAGGCACCATCGGGCCGGACGTCATCGACATCCGCAAGCTGTACGCGCAAACCGGCCAATTCACCTACGACCCGGGCTTCATGTCCACCGCCTCGTGCCAGTCGGCCATCACCTACATCGACGGTGACAAGGGCGAACTGCTGTACCGCGGCTACCCCATCGAGCAATTGGCCGAGAAATGCGACTACCTCGACACCTGCTATCTGCTGCTCAAGGGTGAGCTGCCTGACGCCACGCAGCGCAAGGACTTCCACAAGCTGGTGCTCGACCACACCATGGTCAACGAGCAGATGCAGTTCTTCCTGCGCGGCTTCCGTCGCGACGCACACCCGATGGCGGTGCTGACCGGCCTGGTCGGTGCGATGTCGGCCTTCTATCACGACTCGATCGACGTCCACAACGCCGAGCACCGCGACATCGCCGCCATCCGGCTGATCAGCAAGATGCCCACGCTGGTGGCCATGGCGCACAAGTACGGCGTCGGTCAGCCCTACATGTACCCGCGCAACGAGCTCAGCTACGCTGGCAACTTCCTGCGCATGATGTTCGGCACGCCGTGCGAGGACTACAAGGTCAACCCGGTGCTTGAGCGCGCCATGGACCGCATCTTCATCCTGCACGCCGACCACGAGCAGAACGCCTCCACTTCCACCGTGCGCCTGTGCGGCAGCTCGGGCACCAACCCGTTCGCCGCCATCGCCGCCGGCGTGGCCTGCCTGTGGGGGCCAGCCCACGGCGGCGCCAACGAGGCGGCGTTGAACATGCTGGAAGACATCCAGAAGATGGGCGGCATCGCCAAGCTCGGTGAGTTCGTCGAGAGGGTGAAGGACAAGAACTCCGGCGTGCGCCTGATGGGCTTTGGCCACCGTGTGTACAAGAACTACGACCCGCGCGCCAAGCTGATGCAGGAAACCTGCAACGAGGTGCTGACCGAGCTGGGCCTTGAGAACGACCCGCTGTTCGCGCTCGCCAAGGCGCTGGAGAAAATCGCGCTGGAAGACGACTATTTCGTCTCGCGCAAGCTCTACCCGAACGTCGACTTCTACTCCGGCATCGTGCAGCGCGCCATTGGCGTGCCGGTCAAGCTGTTCACCGGCATCTTCGCGCTGGCCCGCACCGTGGGCTGGATCGCGCAACTCAACGAGATGATGGGCGACCCCGAATACAAGATCGGCCGCCCGCGTCAGCTGTACGTGGGCGCGGCACGGCGCGACGTGCCCTGA
- the sdhA gene encoding succinate dehydrogenase flavoprotein subunit has translation MSYTKDKVLTRKFDVVIVGAGGSGMRASLQLARAGLNVAVLSKVFPTRSHTVAAQGGVGASLGNMSEDNWHYHFYDTIKGSDWLGDQDAIEFMCREAPKVVYDLEHMGMPFDRNPDGTIYQRPFGGHTANYGEKPVQRACAAADRTGHAMLHTLYQQNVASKTTFFVEWMALDLIRDADGDVVGVTAIEMETGDLYVLHAKTVMLATGGAGRIFQASTNAFINTGDGLGMAARAGIPLQDMEFWQFHPTGVAGAGVLLTEGCRGEGAILVNSEGERFMERYAPTLKDLAPRDFVSRSMDQEIKEGRGCGPNKDYVLLKMDHLGAETIHKRLPSVYEIGINFANVDITKEPIPVVPTIHYQMGGVPTNIHGQVSVPKGGDPLVPIHGLYAVGECGCTSVHGANRLGTNSLLDLLVFGKAAGNHIIAHHSNSSHKPLPADAADFSLERLNRLEKASDGEYAQSIANDIRSTMQAHAGVFRTQASMDEGVVKVAELRERVKGLGLKDHSRVFNMARQEALEVENLIEVAQATMTSAAARKECRGAHTVVDYEHAADDPVAPLGRDDVNWLKHTLWFKEGSRLDYKPVRMQPLTVESVPPKVRTF, from the coding sequence ATGAGTTACACCAAAGATAAAGTCCTCACCCGCAAGTTCGATGTGGTGATCGTCGGCGCTGGCGGCTCAGGCATGCGCGCCTCGCTGCAACTGGCGCGCGCCGGCCTGAATGTCGCCGTGCTGTCCAAGGTATTCCCGACACGCTCGCACACCGTGGCGGCCCAGGGCGGCGTCGGCGCCTCGCTCGGCAACATGAGCGAGGACAACTGGCACTATCACTTCTACGACACCATCAAGGGCAGCGACTGGCTGGGCGACCAGGACGCCATCGAATTCATGTGCCGCGAGGCGCCCAAGGTCGTTTATGACCTCGAGCACATGGGCATGCCGTTCGACCGCAACCCCGACGGCACCATCTACCAGCGCCCCTTCGGCGGTCACACCGCCAACTATGGCGAAAAACCGGTGCAGCGCGCCTGCGCCGCGGCCGACCGCACCGGCCACGCCATGCTGCACACGCTCTACCAGCAGAACGTGGCCAGCAAGACCACTTTCTTCGTCGAGTGGATGGCGCTCGACCTGATTCGCGACGCAGACGGCGACGTGGTGGGCGTCACCGCGATCGAAATGGAAACCGGTGACCTGTACGTGCTGCACGCCAAGACGGTGATGCTGGCCACCGGCGGCGCCGGCCGCATCTTCCAGGCCAGCACCAACGCCTTCATCAACACCGGCGATGGTCTGGGCATGGCTGCGCGTGCCGGGATTCCGCTGCAGGACATGGAGTTCTGGCAGTTCCACCCCACCGGCGTGGCCGGCGCCGGCGTGCTGCTGACGGAAGGCTGCCGTGGCGAGGGCGCGATCCTGGTCAACAGCGAGGGCGAGCGCTTCATGGAGCGCTACGCCCCCACGTTGAAAGATCTGGCGCCGCGCGACTTCGTGTCGCGCTCGATGGACCAGGAAATCAAGGAAGGGCGCGGCTGCGGCCCCAACAAGGACTACGTGCTGCTGAAGATGGACCATCTCGGCGCCGAGACCATCCACAAGCGCCTGCCCTCGGTGTACGAGATCGGCATCAACTTCGCCAACGTCGACATCACCAAGGAGCCGATTCCGGTGGTGCCCACCATCCACTACCAGATGGGTGGCGTTCCGACCAACATCCACGGCCAGGTCAGCGTGCCCAAGGGCGGCGATCCGCTGGTGCCCATCCACGGCCTGTATGCCGTCGGCGAATGCGGCTGCACCAGCGTGCACGGCGCCAACCGCCTGGGCACCAACTCGCTGCTCGACCTGCTGGTGTTCGGCAAGGCGGCGGGCAACCACATCATTGCCCATCATTCCAACAGCTCGCACAAGCCGCTGCCGGCCGACGCCGCGGACTTCTCGCTGGAGCGCCTGAACCGCCTCGAAAAAGCGAGCGACGGCGAATACGCGCAAAGCATTGCCAACGACATCCGCAGCACCATGCAGGCCCACGCCGGCGTGTTCCGCACCCAGGCCAGCATGGACGAAGGTGTGGTGAAGGTTGCCGAATTGCGTGAACGCGTCAAGGGCCTGGGCCTGAAAGACCACTCTCGCGTGTTCAACATGGCGCGCCAGGAGGCGCTGGAAGTCGAGAACCTGATCGAGGTCGCCCAGGCCACCATGACCTCGGCCGCGGCCCGCAAGGAATGCCGTGGCGCCCACACCGTGGTCGACTATGAGCACGCGGCGGACGACCCAGTCGCGCCGCTGGGCCGCGACGACGTCAACTGGCTCAAGCACACGCTGTGGTTCAAGGAAGGCAGCCGGCTGGATTACAAGCCGGTGCGCATGCAGCCTCTCACCGTCGAATCCGTGCCGCCCAAGGTGCGCACGTTCTGA
- the sdhD gene encoding succinate dehydrogenase, hydrophobic membrane anchor protein produces MAVNYGSKRTVVGAHYGLGDWLVQRFTALLMALFTFAVLAQVLFAKGAMGYDKWAGIFSAQWMKVLTFSVIVALIWHAWVGMRNIWMDYVKSVGTRLTLQALTLVWLIGCAGWAFQVLWRL; encoded by the coding sequence ATGGCTGTCAACTACGGCTCCAAGCGCACCGTCGTCGGTGCCCACTACGGTCTGGGCGATTGGCTGGTGCAGCGCTTCACCGCGCTGCTGATGGCGCTGTTCACCTTTGCCGTGCTGGCGCAAGTGCTGTTTGCCAAGGGCGCGATGGGCTATGACAAGTGGGCCGGCATTTTTTCGGCGCAATGGATGAAGGTGCTCACCTTCTCCGTCATCGTGGCCTTGATCTGGCACGCCTGGGTGGGCATGCGCAACATTTGGATGGACTATGTCAAATCGGTCGGCACGCGGTTGACGCTGCAGGCGCTCACGCTCGTCTGGCTGATCGGCTGCGCCGGCTGGGCCTTCCAGGTGCTGTGGCGCCTGTGA
- the sdhC gene encoding succinate dehydrogenase, cytochrome b556 subunit, with amino-acid sequence MSEVAKPRPQYRNINILHDVSTYRMPLAALVSILHRASGALMFLLLPFILWLFDKSVSSEVSFGQFTAAFTAGLGIFPGWFIKLVTLALIWAYLHHLMAGLRHVYMDVTHDTTKEFGRRSAATVLVISITLTLILGAKLFGLY; translated from the coding sequence ATGAGTGAAGTCGCCAAGCCCCGGCCACAGTACCGCAACATCAACATCCTGCACGATGTCAGCACCTACCGCATGCCGCTGGCAGCGTTGGTGTCCATCCTGCACCGCGCGAGCGGCGCGCTGATGTTCCTGCTGCTGCCTTTCATCCTTTGGCTGTTCGACAAGTCGGTGTCGTCGGAGGTTTCGTTTGGCCAGTTCACCGCCGCCTTCACGGCCGGGCTGGGTATTTTTCCGGGCTGGTTCATCAAGCTGGTCACATTGGCACTCATCTGGGCGTACCTGCACCACCTCATGGCCGGTCTGCGCCACGTCTACATGGACGTCACGCACGACACCACCAAGGAATTTGGCCGGCGTTCCGCAGCCACCGTGCTGGTAATCAGCATCACGCTGACGCTGATCCTGGGCGCCAAGCTGTTTGGCCTGTACTGA